One Halolamina litorea genomic window carries:
- a CDS encoding DoxX family protein: MSTQEIRLRSTLGGYTAEGRLHTLSVWFILALRLMMGLAFLQSGLDKVLAGGFSAAGYLQNAPQANGSPVAGLFEAMGSTPWFIDFVNVAVPWGELLIGIGLLVGGFTRLAAFFGAFMMLLFYLGNWSVSHGYINGDFAYMLVFLAVAAFGAGRILGVDAYLEAYEIDGKPLLERYPWAAYLLG, encoded by the coding sequence CACCGCGGAGGGGCGACTCCACACGCTCAGCGTCTGGTTCATCCTCGCGCTGCGGCTGATGATGGGGCTGGCGTTCCTACAGAGCGGTCTCGACAAGGTGCTCGCCGGGGGGTTCTCGGCGGCGGGCTACCTCCAGAACGCCCCGCAGGCCAACGGCAGCCCCGTCGCGGGGCTGTTCGAGGCGATGGGGTCGACGCCGTGGTTCATCGACTTCGTGAACGTGGCCGTGCCGTGGGGCGAGCTGCTGATCGGGATCGGCCTCCTCGTCGGGGGGTTCACCCGTCTCGCCGCCTTCTTCGGCGCGTTCATGATGTTGCTGTTCTACCTCGGCAACTGGAGCGTCTCCCACGGCTACATCAACGGTGACTTCGCGTACATGCTGGTGTTCCTCGCCGTGGCCGCGTTCGGCGCGGGTCGCATCCTCGGCGTCGACGCCTACCTCGAGGCGTACGAGATCGACGGGAAGCCGCTCCTCGAACGCTACCCGTGGGCGGCGTACCTGCTGGGCTGA